From a region of the Brevibacterium siliguriense genome:
- a CDS encoding MOSC domain-containing protein → MPSLGFAHVKGTRHEARPGAAVDAHGPVGDRVFCFIDVERRQVLKTVQNPRLISMTTSLVDGTLTITLPDGRSASGVPVGSGESLTCYYWKRPVDLELTDGPHSALASAWLGKPVRLARARRGDVIYGAGLSIVTTASMRELADRSGHHELLDEAARFRATLVLDTDEPFIEETWRGRDVTVNVPDAGALRVRIGDPIARCAVLDLDPITGERGSNLLKTLVASRPRNEAGEPYFGVNAEVIETSAAPDT, encoded by the coding sequence GTGCCATCGCTCGGGTTCGCCCACGTCAAAGGCACACGACATGAGGCCCGACCGGGAGCAGCCGTCGACGCTCACGGTCCGGTCGGCGATCGTGTGTTCTGCTTCATCGATGTCGAGCGACGGCAGGTGCTCAAGACCGTGCAGAATCCTCGGCTCATCAGCATGACCACCTCACTCGTCGACGGAACGCTGACGATCACCCTGCCCGACGGGCGCTCTGCATCTGGGGTGCCAGTCGGCTCGGGTGAGAGTCTGACCTGCTATTACTGGAAGCGACCGGTCGACCTCGAACTCACTGACGGTCCGCATTCGGCGCTCGCCTCCGCGTGGCTGGGAAAGCCGGTTCGGCTGGCCCGCGCACGTCGTGGAGACGTGATCTACGGTGCTGGTCTGTCGATAGTCACGACCGCTTCGATGAGGGAACTCGCCGATCGGTCGGGTCACCATGAGCTGCTTGATGAGGCCGCCCGCTTTCGTGCCACCCTCGTCCTCGACACGGACGAACCCTTCATCGAAGAGACCTGGCGAGGCCGGGATGTGACGGTGAACGTGCCGGACGCCGGCGCGCTGCGTGTGCGGATCGGGGATCCGATTGCGAGGTGTGCTGTCCTCGATCTCGACCCGATCACTGGGGAGCGGGGCAGCAATCTGCTCAAGACGCTTGTCGCCAGCCGCCCGCGAAATGAGGCGGGTGAACCGTACTTCGGAGTCAATGCCGAGGTCATCGAAACCTCGGCGGCTCCGGACACCTGA
- a CDS encoding Rieske (2Fe-2S) protein — translation MTAQNSPAEADPNAPAEPTRRRVMKTAGVAGTVAVIGGSVAATSACSSEDEAEPTKDSSLPTSDVPVGSGTVIEDTYVITQPKEGQFFAFSSVCTHQGCQVTRITEEAIICPCHSSNFSVTTGEVMSGPAEEPLPKYEVTESGGTLTVKGK, via the coding sequence ATGACGGCCCAGAACAGCCCCGCCGAAGCCGACCCGAACGCACCGGCGGAGCCGACCCGGCGCCGTGTGATGAAGACGGCGGGCGTGGCCGGAACGGTGGCGGTCATCGGCGGCTCCGTGGCGGCCACCTCGGCGTGTTCGTCCGAGGATGAGGCGGAGCCGACGAAGGACTCGAGCCTGCCGACCTCCGACGTTCCCGTCGGTTCCGGCACCGTCATCGAGGACACCTACGTGATCACTCAGCCGAAGGAAGGCCAGTTCTTCGCGTTCTCATCGGTGTGCACCCACCAGGGCTGCCAGGTCACTCGTATCACCGAGGAAGCCATCATCTGCCCGTGCCATTCCTCGAACTTCTCGGTCACGACCGGAGAGGTGATGTCCGGTCCGGCCGAGGAACCGCTGCCGAAGTACGAGGTTACCGAAAGCGGCGGCACACTGACCGTCAAGGGCAAGTAG
- the kynU gene encoding kynureninase, which yields MSRTQFVISRRTVAWKADEPTGSLTTRKATMTTSDRTATSANSTGSPRSITRTDCEQRDANDPLRDCREEFLLPEGTIYLDGNSLGPRTKGAAERAQEVITDEWGTGLIGSWNTADWWDLPAELGEKVAGLVGGGAGSTVVTDTTSINLFKAASAALKRQAEDSPNRRVILTQRENFPSDIYMLEGLAEQLGDGYEVRLVDDEEVTAGFPTTMTDEVALVVLTHVNYRTGRLFDMGTTTSAIHSGGAMVIWDLCHSAGALPIDLAGTGADMAIGCTYKFLNGGPGSPAFIWVAEALQNRFSQPLSGWWSHAQPFDMAPDYRPANGIRRYLTGTQGILSMSVAELGLDIHSRVDMEQIREKSLALSDLFIELVDARLSHHPVEVVTPREHAQRGSQVSITHPEGFAVMSALIGRGVIGDYREPEVLRFGLTPLYIGFADVWDTVEALRHILDNRLWDTPAHKVRGAVT from the coding sequence ATGAGCAGAACACAATTCGTCATCAGCCGACGCACGGTAGCCTGGAAGGCAGACGAACCCACCGGTTCCCTCACCACGCGGAAGGCGACGATGACGACCTCTGACCGAACAGCCACCTCGGCGAACTCAACTGGCTCCCCGAGGTCAATCACCCGCACAGACTGCGAACAACGCGATGCGAACGATCCTCTGCGTGATTGCCGCGAAGAGTTCCTGCTCCCGGAAGGCACGATCTACCTCGACGGGAACTCTCTCGGCCCCCGCACAAAGGGAGCCGCAGAGCGCGCCCAGGAAGTCATCACCGACGAATGGGGCACCGGCCTCATCGGGTCATGGAACACCGCCGACTGGTGGGATCTGCCAGCGGAATTGGGTGAGAAGGTCGCCGGACTCGTCGGCGGCGGGGCCGGGTCGACCGTCGTCACGGACACAACGTCGATCAATCTGTTCAAGGCCGCCTCGGCCGCGCTGAAGAGGCAGGCCGAGGACTCCCCGAACCGACGGGTCATCCTCACCCAGCGGGAGAACTTTCCCTCCGATATCTACATGCTCGAAGGATTGGCCGAGCAGCTCGGTGACGGATACGAAGTCCGCCTCGTCGACGATGAGGAAGTCACCGCAGGGTTCCCGACCACGATGACAGACGAGGTGGCCCTCGTCGTCCTCACCCATGTGAACTACCGGACGGGTCGGCTCTTCGATATGGGCACGACCACCTCGGCGATCCATTCCGGCGGAGCCATGGTCATCTGGGACCTGTGCCATTCGGCCGGTGCTCTGCCCATCGATCTGGCCGGAACCGGTGCGGACATGGCGATTGGCTGCACGTACAAGTTCCTCAACGGCGGTCCCGGTTCTCCCGCATTCATCTGGGTCGCCGAGGCGCTGCAGAACCGATTCAGCCAACCTCTGTCGGGGTGGTGGTCGCATGCGCAGCCCTTCGATATGGCCCCGGACTACCGGCCAGCCAACGGTATCCGCCGATACCTCACCGGAACGCAGGGAATCCTGTCGATGTCAGTGGCGGAGCTCGGCCTCGACATCCACTCGCGGGTGGACATGGAACAGATCCGTGAGAAGTCGCTGGCTCTGTCCGATCTGTTCATCGAGCTCGTCGATGCGCGCCTGTCACATCATCCCGTCGAAGTCGTGACCCCGCGCGAGCACGCGCAGCGCGGTTCGCAGGTCTCGATCACCCACCCTGAGGGATTCGCGGTGATGAGTGCGCTCATCGGCCGCGGCGTCATCGGCGACTACCGTGAGCCGGAGGTGCTGCGGTTCGGACTGACCCCGCTCTACATCGGTTTCGCCGATGTCTGGGACACCGTCGAGGCCCTGCGCCATATCCTCGACAACCGCCTCTGGGACACCCCGGCGCACAAGGTCCGCGGCGCCGTCACCTAA
- a CDS encoding MFS transporter, giving the protein MADETAAAHRRRPEPRVATGWGLAASVYVFAVVMMGTTLPTPLYPLYEERFGFGTAFTTQLFAIYAVGVIGALVVFGRLSDWLGRRPVLSLGVVFSIASAVLFLIGSHIGLLLAGRVLSGLAAGIFTSTATVTVLENAPAGRERLAGSLATAANMGGLGLGILSSGLLARFAPAPLLTPFLVNALMLVIAGLALIFVRDRMRGGATAVQLQLPGIPASAKRMFLAASPGAITGFAVCGLYSAIAPSFIGQTLHVTSTAVTGTVVFLLFGASATAQVLLRGFSDRLLIVGGTVTMIVSMGALVFALIAGSLPVLIVSAALAGAGQGLVFMTGMRAITAVTAPEHRTEATTSYFILAYVFMSVPAIGAGFLAATVGLANATMIFAVAVAVVCVAGLVGARRFAAR; this is encoded by the coding sequence GTGGCCGACGAAACGGCGGCAGCACACCGGCGGCGCCCGGAACCGCGGGTCGCGACGGGATGGGGTCTGGCCGCCTCGGTGTACGTGTTCGCCGTCGTCATGATGGGCACCACCCTGCCCACGCCCCTCTATCCGCTCTATGAGGAGCGGTTCGGGTTCGGCACCGCATTCACCACTCAGCTCTTCGCGATCTACGCGGTCGGGGTCATCGGCGCGCTCGTCGTCTTCGGTCGCCTCTCTGACTGGCTGGGGCGTCGGCCGGTGCTCAGCCTCGGGGTGGTCTTCTCGATCGCATCGGCGGTGCTCTTCCTCATCGGCTCCCACATCGGCCTGCTGTTGGCCGGCCGGGTCCTGTCCGGGCTGGCCGCGGGGATCTTCACGTCCACGGCCACCGTCACCGTGCTCGAGAACGCCCCGGCCGGTCGCGAACGGCTCGCCGGGTCCTTGGCGACGGCGGCGAATATGGGCGGGCTGGGACTCGGGATCCTGTCCTCCGGACTGCTCGCTCGCTTCGCTCCCGCTCCCCTGCTCACACCGTTTCTCGTCAACGCGCTCATGCTCGTCATCGCCGGCTTGGCGCTCATCTTCGTGCGGGACCGAATGCGGGGCGGGGCGACGGCTGTGCAGTTGCAGCTGCCGGGGATTCCCGCCTCGGCGAAGCGCATGTTCCTGGCCGCCTCACCTGGGGCGATCACCGGCTTCGCGGTGTGCGGGCTGTATTCGGCGATCGCGCCGAGCTTCATCGGTCAGACCCTGCACGTGACGTCGACCGCGGTCACCGGCACCGTCGTGTTCCTCCTCTTCGGCGCCTCGGCGACTGCGCAGGTGCTGCTGCGCGGGTTCAGCGACCGCCTGCTCATCGTCGGCGGGACCGTGACCATGATCGTGAGCATGGGTGCACTCGTCTTCGCACTCATAGCGGGATCGCTGCCGGTGCTCATCGTCTCCGCAGCGTTGGCAGGGGCCGGGCAGGGGCTCGTGTTCATGACCGGGATGCGCGCGATCACCGCGGTGACCGCGCCCGAGCACCGCACCGAGGCGACCACCTCATACTTCATCCTCGCCTATGTGTTCATGTCGGTGCCGGCGATCGGTGCCGGATTCCTCGCCGCCACGGTGGGACTGGCGAACGCGACCATGATCTTCGCCGTCGCTGTGGCTGTGGTGTGCGTGGCCGGGCTGGTCGGTGCCCGGAGGTTCGCGGCGCGGTAG
- a CDS encoding VOC family protein encodes MTQIFVNLPTTDLDRAKTFYQAIGAEVVPEFTDDNASCIKWTDDIFFMILTRGYLATFTDKPIVDPHTAAQALTAMSRESRDEVDAMRASILDAGGGENKEPQDLGFMYGISMTDLDGNILEFMWMDPAAAEQGPEAFEQN; translated from the coding sequence ATGACCCAGATATTCGTCAACCTTCCGACCACCGACCTCGATCGTGCCAAGACCTTCTACCAAGCCATCGGCGCCGAGGTGGTGCCCGAGTTCACTGATGACAATGCGTCGTGCATCAAATGGACCGATGACATCTTCTTCATGATCCTCACCAGGGGCTACCTCGCGACCTTCACGGACAAGCCGATCGTCGACCCGCACACCGCGGCTCAGGCGCTGACTGCGATGAGCCGTGAATCCCGCGACGAGGTCGATGCGATGCGCGCCTCGATCCTCGACGCCGGGGGTGGGGAGAACAAAGAACCGCAGGATCTCGGGTTCATGTACGGCATCAGCATGACCGACCTCGACGGAAACATCCTCGAGTTCATGTGGATGGACCCGGCGGCAGCCGAACAAGGGCCCGAGGCCTTCGAACAGAACTGA
- a CDS encoding OsmC family protein, with product MTAATTEFDTTIAISDEERATRLTTAGEAWSERLAASEKNGQLTFSASGTARGSVSSVITAGRHTFTVDEPTPLAGDDAAPNPVEYALGALISCQVVVYRLYAQNLGLTIDELDVSAEGDLDVRGLFGADETVRPGFSSVRVSVNIAGPDSNEDYQNLQETVDAHCPVFDIFTNPTSIDVTVTKTN from the coding sequence ATGACTGCAGCCACCACCGAGTTCGACACGACCATCGCCATCAGCGACGAAGAACGCGCAACGCGACTGACCACGGCCGGAGAGGCATGGAGCGAACGACTGGCCGCCTCGGAGAAGAACGGGCAGCTGACGTTCTCGGCCTCGGGTACCGCCCGCGGTTCGGTATCCTCGGTCATCACCGCCGGCCGCCACACCTTCACTGTCGACGAACCGACCCCACTGGCCGGGGACGACGCCGCCCCGAATCCCGTCGAGTACGCCCTCGGCGCATTGATCTCCTGCCAGGTCGTCGTCTACCGCCTCTACGCCCAGAACCTCGGACTGACCATCGACGAACTCGATGTCAGCGCTGAAGGCGACCTGGATGTGCGGGGACTCTTCGGCGCCGATGAGACCGTGCGCCCCGGATTCTCGTCCGTGCGCGTGAGCGTCAACATCGCCGGACCCGACAGCAACGAGGACTACCAGAATCTGCAGGAGACCGTGGACGCTCATTGCCCTGTCTTCGACATCTTCACCAACCCGACCTCGATCGACGTCACCGTCACGAAGACCAACTGA
- the recQ gene encoding DNA helicase RecQ, with product MTSAATASALDVLHDVFGYEEFRGQQAAIVDQVVGGGDAVVLMPTGGGKSLCYQIPALVRPGAGVVISPLIALMADQVAALENLGVRAAYLNSSLDFETAQQVEQQLLAGEIDLLYLAPERLVLPRTMRLLEQAQISLFAIDEAHCVSQWGHDFRSDYLGLGVLAERFPDVPRIALTATATPATHAELTERLHLQNAEHFVASFDRPNITYRIEPKASARSQLLNFITTEHPGDSGIVYCLSRRGVDQLAEALVARGLTALPYHAGLPSEVRAENQARFLREDGIVMVATIAFGMGIDKPDVRFVAHLDLPRSVEGYYQETGRAGRDGLPADAWMVYGLGDVVSQRRLIESGEGDQVFKRRQMSHLDSMLALCETVDCRRVQLLRYFDEESAPCGNCDTCMTPPVTWDATVAVQKLLSAVIRLDRERGQRFGSGQVIDVLRGNDNDRSRASDHESLSVWGVGDDLSESQWKTVIRQVLARGLLESHGDYGVLVVGENAGPVLRGEEEISLRVDPVKKAGGKKAGSSRRGGPEIELDPADASLFEALRAWRGEQAKEQGVPAYVVFPDATLYGIVEVKPTTISKLGQVSGVGLKKLDRYGDAVLEVLAAHAG from the coding sequence ATGACCTCCGCAGCCACGGCCTCCGCCCTCGATGTCCTCCACGATGTCTTCGGCTATGAGGAGTTCCGGGGTCAGCAGGCGGCCATCGTCGACCAGGTTGTCGGCGGTGGGGATGCGGTCGTGCTCATGCCCACCGGCGGCGGCAAATCCCTGTGCTATCAGATCCCGGCCCTGGTCAGGCCCGGTGCCGGGGTGGTCATCTCCCCGCTTATCGCACTCATGGCCGATCAGGTCGCGGCACTGGAGAACCTCGGAGTGCGGGCCGCCTATCTCAACTCGTCCCTCGACTTCGAGACTGCCCAGCAGGTCGAACAGCAGCTGCTCGCCGGAGAGATCGACCTGCTCTACCTCGCGCCCGAGCGTCTCGTCCTGCCGCGGACGATGCGGCTGCTCGAGCAGGCACAGATCTCCCTGTTCGCCATCGACGAAGCCCACTGCGTGTCCCAATGGGGCCATGACTTCCGCAGCGACTATCTGGGGCTCGGCGTGCTGGCCGAACGATTCCCCGATGTCCCGCGCATCGCCCTGACGGCCACGGCCACTCCGGCCACTCACGCCGAACTCACCGAGCGCCTCCACCTCCAAAATGCCGAGCACTTCGTCGCAAGCTTCGACCGCCCCAACATCACCTACCGGATCGAACCGAAGGCGTCGGCCAGGTCGCAGCTGCTGAACTTCATCACCACCGAACACCCCGGGGATTCGGGCATCGTCTACTGTCTGTCCCGGCGCGGGGTGGATCAGCTGGCCGAAGCACTCGTCGCCCGCGGCCTCACGGCCCTGCCGTACCACGCAGGGCTGCCCTCCGAGGTGCGGGCGGAGAATCAGGCGAGGTTCCTCCGGGAGGACGGCATCGTCATGGTCGCCACCATCGCCTTCGGCATGGGCATCGACAAACCCGATGTCCGCTTCGTCGCCCACCTCGATCTGCCCCGCTCGGTCGAGGGCTACTATCAGGAGACCGGTCGCGCCGGCCGTGACGGACTGCCCGCAGACGCGTGGATGGTCTACGGCCTCGGCGATGTCGTCTCCCAACGCCGGCTCATCGAATCCGGCGAAGGCGACCAGGTGTTCAAGCGCCGCCAGATGAGCCACCTCGACTCGATGCTCGCCCTCTGCGAGACCGTCGACTGCCGACGTGTGCAGCTGCTGCGGTACTTCGATGAGGAATCCGCACCGTGCGGCAACTGCGACACCTGCATGACACCCCCGGTGACCTGGGACGCGACCGTGGCCGTGCAGAAGCTGCTGTCGGCAGTCATCCGCCTCGACCGAGAACGCGGGCAGCGTTTCGGTTCGGGCCAAGTCATCGATGTGCTGCGCGGCAATGACAATGACCGGTCCCGGGCCTCGGACCATGAGAGCTTGAGCGTCTGGGGCGTCGGCGACGACCTGTCCGAGAGCCAGTGGAAGACCGTCATCCGGCAGGTGCTCGCTCGCGGCCTCCTCGAATCCCATGGTGATTACGGTGTGCTTGTGGTCGGTGAGAACGCCGGCCCCGTGCTGCGCGGAGAAGAGGAGATCTCACTGCGCGTCGACCCGGTGAAGAAAGCCGGAGGCAAAAAGGCCGGATCAAGTCGCCGAGGCGGCCCTGAAATCGAACTCGACCCCGCCGATGCCTCCCTGTTCGAGGCGCTGCGCGCCTGGCGAGGAGAGCAGGCGAAGGAGCAGGGCGTGCCCGCCTACGTCGTGTTCCCCGATGCCACACTCTATGGCATCGTCGAGGTCAAGCCGACGACGATCAGCAAACTCGGCCAGGTCAGCGGTGTGGGCCTGAAGAAGCTCGACCGCTACGGGGATGCTGTGCTCGAGGTGCTCGCCGCGCACGCAGGCTAG
- a CDS encoding HdeD family acid-resistance protein: MSTEDPRTESTAPRNEAAPQAIAAASRLGWPMVVRGILGVVFGIVTVFWPRDSSNPLQLSLPTEVVDHLAIAYLILFAVALVFQAVRSPLNVRTAIFGQAVIAIPAIVFLFLADQPAELRAALSIWALLHGALEFWAYRQLRSQPMASDFLIASGVHVLLGIILVFGDGMEALSILGFTGAATLIAGVIFIIGGYSRLSKGRQLAKLGALPEQIDTPVEAADPAEAVDRSDAAGSSDSDTEAADADSVETAEAAADSDRAADADDSEDPGDPDSDTPVKKEP, translated from the coding sequence ATGAGTACCGAAGATCCGCGCACCGAATCCACAGCCCCGCGTAACGAAGCCGCCCCGCAGGCCATTGCCGCAGCGAGTCGACTCGGCTGGCCCATGGTCGTACGCGGAATCCTCGGCGTCGTCTTCGGCATCGTCACCGTCTTCTGGCCCCGCGATTCGAGCAACCCTCTGCAGCTGAGCCTGCCGACCGAGGTCGTCGACCACCTCGCCATCGCCTACCTCATCCTCTTCGCCGTGGCCCTGGTCTTCCAGGCCGTGCGCTCGCCGTTGAACGTGCGCACCGCGATCTTCGGACAGGCAGTCATCGCGATCCCGGCCATCGTCTTCCTCTTCCTCGCCGACCAGCCCGCCGAACTGCGCGCGGCCCTGAGCATCTGGGCCCTGCTGCACGGCGCTCTCGAATTCTGGGCCTACCGACAGCTGCGCTCCCAGCCCATGGCCTCGGACTTCCTCATCGCCTCCGGAGTCCACGTCCTGCTCGGCATCATCCTCGTCTTCGGTGACGGCATGGAGGCGCTGTCGATCCTCGGCTTCACCGGTGCCGCGACCCTCATCGCCGGCGTGATCTTCATCATCGGCGGCTACTCCCGCCTGAGCAAGGGCCGCCAACTGGCGAAGCTCGGTGCCCTGCCCGAGCAGATCGACACCCCCGTCGAGGCGGCCGACCCCGCCGAAGCCGTCGATCGTTCCGATGCCGCCGGCTCCAGCGACTCTGACACAGAAGCGGCCGATGCCGACTCGGTCGAAACGGCCGAGGCCGCTGCCGATTCCGATCGCGCTGCCGACGCCGATGATTCCGAGGATCCCGGCGATCCGGACAGTGATACCCCAGTGAAGAAAGAGCCGTGA
- a CDS encoding ArsR/SmtB family transcription factor, producing the protein MGLSSAGLAQIDFAEAAGSLAALGHPVRLQLLQAIYEGTSTVAELGKDERFGTSGQIYHHVHALVGAGWLESARRGHWRVPAQRVVPLLTLVLIGTH; encoded by the coding sequence ATGGGTCTGAGCAGCGCGGGGCTGGCGCAGATCGATTTCGCCGAGGCGGCCGGATCCTTGGCAGCTCTCGGCCACCCGGTCCGCCTGCAGCTGCTCCAGGCGATCTACGAGGGCACGAGCACCGTGGCCGAGCTGGGCAAGGATGAGCGGTTCGGCACGTCCGGCCAGATCTATCACCATGTGCACGCCCTCGTCGGGGCCGGCTGGTTAGAGAGTGCCCGCCGCGGACATTGGCGCGTGCCTGCTCAGCGAGTAGTTCCGCTGCTCACCCTCGTCCTCATCGGCACACACTGA
- a CDS encoding serine hydrolase domain-containing protein has translation MTTFDNHRTSVAAGRPPRRMLIAVIAATVTAAVLAAITPWPRGFQGAPTGDAELMTELEDALGSQHWQHVAAARIDGDEVTFAGTGADEHTEFEIGSITKTFTAALFADAIDRGEVKADTRLGEVWPELEGKVAEVTLQSIAMQRSGLPAQEPAPSFSDGVMSVLSNYLHTDPYRGDAAAIVASLSKVEVGDPEPEYSNYGFAVLGQALAEAADRDYSDLVRDRLTEPLGMKETFVPESVDGLSHGFTASGLPAAPWTLGGSAPAGAIRSTTHDLTIWLRAVSDGTAPGAEAAEPRTDFEDDRIGWAWFTTTHDGSTITWHNGGTGGYRSYLGFDPKSGDGVIVLNDSANDVDAAAALIGAASTDARSMEGERS, from the coding sequence ATGACCACCTTCGACAATCACCGCACATCTGTGGCTGCGGGAAGGCCGCCTCGGCGAATGTTGATCGCCGTGATCGCGGCAACCGTCACGGCCGCCGTGCTCGCGGCGATCACCCCGTGGCCGCGCGGATTCCAAGGTGCGCCGACGGGAGATGCCGAGCTCATGACCGAACTCGAGGACGCACTCGGCAGCCAGCATTGGCAGCATGTGGCCGCGGCCCGCATCGATGGCGACGAGGTGACCTTCGCGGGCACCGGAGCCGATGAACACACCGAGTTCGAGATCGGCTCGATCACGAAGACCTTCACGGCCGCTCTCTTCGCCGATGCGATCGACCGGGGCGAGGTGAAAGCGGACACCCGCCTCGGCGAGGTATGGCCGGAGCTGGAGGGAAAGGTCGCCGAGGTGACGCTCCAGTCGATTGCGATGCAGCGGTCGGGGCTGCCAGCCCAGGAACCCGCCCCGAGCTTCAGCGACGGGGTGATGAGCGTCCTGTCGAACTACCTCCACACCGACCCGTACCGCGGTGATGCCGCCGCCATCGTGGCCAGCCTCAGCAAAGTGGAGGTCGGCGATCCCGAACCCGAGTACTCGAACTACGGGTTCGCTGTTCTCGGCCAAGCCCTCGCCGAGGCGGCCGACCGGGACTATTCCGATCTCGTCCGCGACCGCCTCACCGAACCCCTGGGAATGAAGGAGACGTTCGTCCCGGAGTCCGTGGACGGACTGTCCCACGGGTTCACGGCATCGGGGCTGCCTGCCGCACCGTGGACTCTCGGCGGATCCGCGCCAGCCGGGGCGATCCGGTCCACGACGCATGACCTGACGATCTGGCTGCGAGCCGTGAGCGACGGAACCGCGCCGGGCGCCGAGGCGGCCGAACCTCGAACCGACTTCGAAGACGACCGCATCGGCTGGGCGTGGTTCACGACGACGCACGACGGCTCGACCATCACCTGGCACAACGGCGGCACCGGCGGCTATCGGTCGTATCTCGGCTTCGACCCGAAGTCCGGAGACGGCGTCATTGTGCTCAACGACTCCGCCAACGACGTCGATGCGGCCGCGGCGCTCATCGGTGCCGCATCCACGGACGCCCGCTCGATGGAGGGAGAACGCTCATGA